In Glycine max cultivar Williams 82 chromosome 10, Glycine_max_v4.0, whole genome shotgun sequence, the DNA window TGGATCAATTATAAACACCAGTTTGGCAATATCAAGAAAATGGTCAATTGAGCTTTCCAGTTTCTTCATCTTGCTTGTCTTCGTTATTGCCAACAAATAAACCTTTTTCAATATGTTGGGTTTGTTCACTTCACCGTGTTTCTCCAACCTTTAGAAATGATTGAACTTTAAAGTATGCTTACTTCTGTGACACAAAGTCCACAtactgttatatatatattaggtcCTGGTCGGATTCGAAGAAGGGTGTTCATGAATAAGCCTAAGCAATACAAAATCTCCTCccattaaattaatgaaaataaaaaaatatttatatttaaattaaaataaaggaaaaaaaatgaaggattcaagtaaaatcaacattattttttttccctttcccctAAAATAAACACAACGTAAAAGTTACACGTTTCACATTTTGTTCTATAAAAAAAGTTGCTTATTTGTTTagagcattttatgaaaagtgtGTAGTCCAGTTTCTACTTTTAAGGAGAAGATAAGCTAAACTAGGCCAAACATAGTCTTAAGGAGAAGATTCCTTTCCTTTtgcccttaaaaaaattaatgcatatTTTAGAACTAGGGGAGCTCAATGAAttcagaaaatatattttaatttaacaaacaacaataataacgAACTAAAGAAAGTCTCATTAACCATAGCTTTCAAGTTTCAAACTACTAATGAAGAGATTGAGCTCCTACTTCTCACTCATGAAGAGTTGTTCCATCTTAAAAAATTAGCCTTTTTGATCATGGGCTCTCATACCAGTATATTTTCTGCTGAAATTTCACTATCAAATAACCGCTTTCTTGCCTTCATTGCCTGCATTAGAAACACCATACAATTTAAACAAAAGGCCTAATAGGATACCACCTCAACAAGGGCATTAAACTTTATTAAGCAAAATCAAAGTGGGCCAGACGAAAAATTAGATGCTTTTAAATTCGTGAAACAAATATAGTAAAATACCATATCCTTAGTTTTGGAGTTTTAAGATAAAGGTTAGACCGTTAGAGAGCATATATACCTGTTGTTCCCAGTTTGTGCAACTTGTTACGGTAGAAAGTAGAGCACATTGAACAAAGGCACCGACTTGTAAACCAATCCAAAGTCCTTTTCCACTCATTTTAGCCAAAAATGCCAATGATGCAGCAACAGGAATCCCGCAGAGGTAGAATGCCCCTAGATTCACATAAACCCCTATGTGTTGCCATCCACAACCTCTAGCAATCCCTGAGCAAAAGTATTGTTAAACAAATTGAGACGATGCttcttttatgtataaaatttacTTAACAATGGAGAAGTGGGAATTTTACCTGCGAGAACACCTTGTATATTGTCCAGTATAACAGATATGCAAACCAGAGGAGCCATAACAGTGACATAATCAACAACTTCCTTCTTGTTACTGAAAGTATAACCGAAAACATGGCGACAGACAAAGAGGATTCCGCTAATTATAGTTGCCTCCATGATtgcaaaagacattgaagccAACACAGCAACACGGGCAGAATGTGGATTCCCTGCACCTAATTCATTTGAAATCCTTGTGCTACAATCAAAGCGGAGAAAGGATAACTAGTTCAGATATATAAATTGTcacatgtaaattttttagaaagaaCATGTTTATGGGTTCACTTTCACCTTGCTGCAGCAGCAATTCCAAAAGCTATTGCATAGAGTGTGGAAATGGTGTTGAGACTGTTGAGATAAATGTCAAACAATTTGCACAATCATGTTACTCATAGTATCTCATAAGATTGTTAGATGGTGAGTTGAAAATCAACTAGGGCCTAAAAAGTCCTATCCTCTATGTTACGTtgataaataaaagaatgtaGCAAACATACCAAATGGATAGAACTGAAGTTTCAAGTTGTGGATTTGGTAACAACCCAGACAGTAAGATAAGCAGCTCAAATGACCACCATTCAAGGCTACAGTCATcatcatgaaaagaaaaatgttacattatacattttatttttgggaaaattaaacaatttataatgggataaaatgaatatataaaacTTGAAGTGAATGGGAAGATGAATCACCAAATCATCACTGCAGAAGGGATAGCAAAGCGAAAAAACTCCCAAATTCCTTGGAACAGCTCCATAGACACTGGTGCACGGGTTTTTTCACATGCAGGAGAGTATCTCATGTATAATACGAGAAAAATCACATTTAACCATATTGAAATGCTCATTGCTAATGCTCCACCAACATTACTCAGTTCAGTCTTGAACACCAAAGCCCAACAAAGGGGTATGTGGAGACAAAGAGTGACACAAGAAGTTGCAAGCATGGGAAGAAGCAGACTTTGCATTTGAAAATATCGAACTAACGGCTGCAGAATTGCATATGCAAAAAGTGCTGGAAGAAGCCAAATTATAAAGTTTCCTGCTTCGTGTGCAATGAGAGGGTCTTGGCCTATGAAAACTAGTATATTTTCCAAGCTGATCCAAATTATAGTCAGGGGAAGACAAACACATGTGAGAGAGAATATAGCAGTGTATGTTTGCACTCCAGTTTTTTGATATTGTCGAGCTCCGTAAGCTTGTCCACATATAGTTTCAAGTCCACTAGCCATTCCCGTCTATTAGCATGTGCAAATTTTGAACAAGCTAACATATTAGAAAACTTGTTAAGGAAGATAAGCTTGACCACTCTAAACATGAGCATTCAACTTCATTTGTGTTGGTTCAGTGGCTTATCAATACTTTCTAGCATGGTTAAATTTGTACTTCATAACTAATGTACTGTAAGTGCATGATCATTAAATtcataaagaaaaacatataattgTGAGGAGTCAAAGTCAAACAAGGCATGCAAGCAAGATTGAGTTTAGCATGCTTACAAGAAGGCTGAAACCAGTGACGGTGGCAAGAGAGATGGCTAAGGCGGCGCCGGAAAGAAAAAGCTCGTCATTGAGATGACCAATCATCATGATGGACACAACCTGCAACAGATTCTGGGAAGCATACACAAACACCATAGGCCCTGCTACTCGAATGATCCTCTTCATTTCTTCACCCAAACCATCCCATGTAACTCTCTGCTTCTCactttgttttgttattattagattttcttccatgcttttctttctttcctacTTCTAATTCCTATACTACTATTTGAGTTGGTATATATGAAAGGCCTTTGCCTCTTCCTCTCAATCATACACTGTATATAGTCAGCTAAGTTCATTACTTTCTTTTCCTAGGGACCACCATGTATCAGCATAACACATTAACTTGGTAAATAAGGCAagtattagttaatttaatatttcaacaataataaataaacattttcatatttaaaatatattgatatgcgaagaaaataatatttaaaaaatatatttaatactatATATGAATGactataatagttttttttttcacggtAAGAATGACTATAATATTTAAGTCTTAATAAGTGTGGTTGATAAAGAGGaaagaagtaaaaagaaaataaatacgtaaatgagaaaaaaaaagaacaataagtaggaaataaattacatttttttactatttgtttgaaGAAATATCATGATGTAGATaagattgaaaaatattatctagtgttatcattaatgatttttaacaattaatttaattagaatttttaaattttttaagtgaatcaatttttatttttaaattattcaaattgtGTGATTGAAATTTGATGTTTTATATTCGGTGTAAATGAATCCTatccttttatttatatatatcaatataaattaacgtgcttaattcttaaaaattagtatttcagtttgtggaaaaaagaaagaagataaaagaaataaatctcAGCTGtccatttaaaattcaaaatatccaagaaaaattacaactattgatttgaaattaataaaatctaaCGGATGTAAAAGACTTTCCCACGACGGAGACATTCTAAATTCAACCCAAATCGTGCATTCTCatcctaaaaataaaagtaaaaattatattttattcttttaatttattatttaagtttaatttattttatttttattttatttgatcttttatttgattttaaaaaaatttaaaataattttttaaagtatatatatatatatatatattataacagtttaaagtaataatttaaaattatcattaaataattttaaactatcataaaatataattttttagtatttaaatcGAATGATcagattgaaattaaaaaaaaataataagaaaatcggattgaaaaaaaaatgaaattgatcaTAATACcaatttaaccaaaataaaaactagaGTGTTTTTCATCTCTCATCGTATTCTTCTTCTATGGCTCTCACTCTCGGATGCATCAACTTTCCCTGTCATCAACAAAAATCAATCTCAAACCAAAACTTCCCTAATCTTCTCCTATGATTTACTCTTCTTCTTTATCTCATCTTTTCTCCtaaccttctttttttttttttagtttattatgtGAATTATGCCAGGGAAAATATATCTCTATACAAAATTTTGTTCTGGTTGGGAAGAAGGAACCCTACCCATCTCCATATTCAAGGAAgtaagttattatttattttgattaaactatattgttgaaattgaaaattctacgtatctctaattttaattaaaaggaaaatttctaaaataattgaatgctgttttttctttctgtaTAATGCTGGTATGGTCCTACTTTTGGTCTTTTCCTGTGTGGACTTGGGACTAATGTGTTAGCAGCCTTGCTTTAATAGTGTTGTGAATTGTAATCAGAGTATAATGttcttttttaatgatttaatttaattatactcGCAAGATATCAGTGTTGATATTGTATTAACTACATATGATGTTCTTAAAAAGAATTTGTCCCTTGATGCATGATATTTTCTGAGATTTTAGAAAAGGTTTGATTTAAGGAGTGCCATATTTCCCCCATTGTTATTATATCATATGTAAGATATTTTACCTCTACATCTGAGAATGGCAAAATGAGTTTATACGAGTTTCACTTTCaccatattttttcttcatcaaattttgattttgtaactttttgaggtgttatattttctttatgatttgtaatttttttaaacctttACAATAAACCATGCATATTATgtattagaaaacaaaattcgaTGGGAAATATTTGAGAACCACTCCTCCCCCGAATAGCTTGAAAGGCTCTGATATCGTGATTTGGAAGGGGTCTAGTGATGGGAAATTTACTGGATAATAATGCTCTGTGCAATGATCCATTGTATTCTGCCATCTGGAATTGAAGAGGTCCAGAGAGGGTGTGTGTTTTACTCTGGAAAATTGGAGTTAATGCGCTTTTGACAAATGAGAATAAGTGCTCCTGCCACCTAACTTTAGATGCTGCTTGCTGAAGGTGTGGTGCTGATTCAGAAAATAATGACCATGGCTTTAGACACTGCCCCATTATTCGAGCCATATGGTACTTGATTCTTCCTCATTCTCTGCACTCAAACTTCTTTCTTTAGGAGTTTAAGAGTAGACTTCTTGAGAATGTCACTAGTAACTTGATGGTTAATGGCAGAAATTGGTGTATGATTTTTGCTGTGGCTTTGAACTACATTTGGAGATATAGAAACAAAGGAATCTTTGATAATAATTCCTTGTTACAGCTGATTGATATTGCAAATCAGATTTTGCTCCAGGTTGATGCTATCTCAGTGAGTTTGCAGTGCCAATAGAGTTTGGTTCCTCAGATTGTTAATCCTGTGACTAGCTCTAGCATTCAGTGGTTCCCTCCTCCAACAAATCAGTTCAAATTGAACTGTGATCCAGCTGTTCATACAGCTTCGAGAAAGCCAGCAGCTGGAGGAGTCCTTCGTGATCACACTGGATTGGTTTTATTCCCCTTCGTTGCGGACATTGGTTGCTGTTCTGTTTTGGCAGCCGAACTTTGGGCAATTTTTCTTGGCTTGCAGCTTGCTTGGAGTCGTGGATTCAAGGAGTTCATAGTTGAGTCAGCTTGCTGGTCATTGAGCTTATTAAGGAGTGTCCCGATACTCATCCTTGTTTCATGTTGATCAAGAACATTAATGAATTTGAGGTCAAAGGAGGAGTTTTTGTCTGGTCTCACGCGCTGTGAGAGGGCAACCAGGTCGCAGACAAGCTTGCTGGCTTTGATTTATCTTTAGATGGCCGCTGTTCGATTTTTGACTTTGTTccgtttttttttatgaaatgttgttgtAGCAGATATATCCTCAACCGTGTTCCCTTGTGGTTTTTAGTTGTATTGTTTGGGGCTTAGGCCCCTAtattccacaaaaaaaaaaagatctctGTATGTTGCATTTgcttaaatttaagaaaactcTTCCAGAAAGAACTCTATTAAATGCTTTTGTGCTTAACAAAAACATACCGATCATCAATAGTAATTTCAATGCTTCTGATTTTTGTTCAGATATTTGAATGATAATGtagttatcatatttatatctATAAATTAAACTAGCCATCTAGCTTTTGAGAGCTTCAATCTCTACTTAGTACTCTCTTTATGATTTCTCATTTGAATTCTTATCTCTTATGCAATTCTGTACTTCACACACTTGCTTTGCAAAGTTGCGTCACTCTCTCTGTGAAGAAATTCTGAAGTTGCTTCACTCTCTGTGAAGAAATTACACTTACTCTACGAAAAAATTACCAACGCcacttttttccttctccttcaaACAAATTTTCTCAATGTTCACTCATACCCTTATTCTTCAACTGAAAATCTCCCAGCTCTCCTAATCAtcttcccttatcttccttaaATTGTggattttgcctttttttatgTCAGT includes these proteins:
- the LOC100816063 gene encoding protein DETOXIFICATION 12, whose product is MEENLIITKQSEKQRVTWDGLGEEMKRIIRVAGPMVFVYASQNLLQVVSIMMIGHLNDELFLSGAALAISLATVTGFSLLTGMASGLETICGQAYGARQYQKTGVQTYTAIFSLTCVCLPLTIIWISLENILVFIGQDPLIAHEAGNFIIWLLPALFAYAILQPLVRYFQMQSLLLPMLATSCVTLCLHIPLCWALVFKTELSNVGGALAMSISIWLNVIFLVLYMRYSPACEKTRAPVSMELFQGIWEFFRFAIPSAVMICLEWWSFELLILLSGLLPNPQLETSVLSICLNTISTLYAIAFGIAAAASTRISNELGAGNPHSARVAVLASMSFAIMEATIISGILFVCRHVFGYTFSNKKEVVDYVTVMAPLVCISVILDNIQGVLAGIARGCGWQHIGVYVNLGAFYLCGIPVAASLAFLAKMSGKGLWIGLQVGAFVQCALLSTVTSCTNWEQQAMKARKRLFDSEISAENILV